Proteins from one Streptosporangium becharense genomic window:
- the adh gene encoding aldehyde dehydrogenase has translation MVYAAPGSEGSIVAYASRYDNFIGGEWVPPVDGAYFENPSPVDGQTFTSVARSTAADVELALDAAHNAADAWGRTSPAERANILNRIADRIEENLERLAVAETWENGKPVRETLAADLPLAVDHFRYFAAAVRSQEGGISQLDDDTVAYHFHEPLGVVGQIIPWNFPILMAVWKLAPALAAGNCVVLKPAEQTPASILLLVELIADLLPPGVVNVVNGFGAEAGRPLASSPRVAKVAFTGETTTGRLIMQYASENIIPVTLELGGKSPNIFLPDVTAADDDFLDKAVEGFVMFALNQGEVCTCPSRALIHSSIYDEFMSRALERTRAIVGGDPLDPATMIGAQASNDQYEKILSYIDIGRQEGAELLTGGGPRTVPGLEGGYYIEPTVFRGTNDMRIFQEEIFGPVVSVTTFDSEDEALKIANDTLYGLGAGVWTRDGNTAYRFGRAIKAGRVWTNCYHAYPAHAAFGGYKQSGIGRENHRMMLDHYQQTKNLLVSYSPKKLGFF, from the coding sequence ATGGTTTACGCAGCGCCCGGCTCCGAAGGCAGCATCGTCGCCTACGCCTCCCGGTACGACAACTTCATCGGCGGCGAGTGGGTGCCCCCGGTCGACGGCGCCTACTTCGAGAACCCGAGCCCGGTCGACGGGCAGACCTTCACCAGCGTGGCGCGCTCCACCGCCGCCGACGTCGAGCTGGCGCTGGACGCCGCCCACAACGCGGCCGACGCCTGGGGACGGACGTCCCCGGCCGAGCGGGCGAACATCCTCAACCGGATCGCCGACCGCATCGAGGAGAACCTGGAGCGGCTCGCCGTCGCCGAGACCTGGGAGAACGGCAAGCCGGTACGCGAGACGCTCGCCGCGGACCTGCCGCTCGCCGTCGACCACTTCCGCTACTTCGCCGCGGCCGTCCGCTCCCAGGAGGGCGGCATCAGCCAGCTCGACGACGACACCGTGGCCTACCACTTCCACGAGCCGCTCGGTGTGGTGGGCCAGATCATCCCCTGGAACTTCCCCATCCTGATGGCGGTGTGGAAGCTCGCCCCCGCCCTGGCAGCGGGCAACTGCGTCGTCCTCAAGCCCGCGGAGCAGACCCCGGCCAGCATCCTGCTGCTGGTGGAGCTGATCGCCGACCTGCTCCCGCCGGGCGTGGTCAACGTCGTCAACGGGTTCGGCGCGGAGGCGGGCCGCCCGCTGGCCTCCAGCCCGCGCGTGGCCAAGGTCGCCTTCACCGGTGAGACCACCACCGGGCGGCTGATCATGCAGTACGCGTCCGAGAACATCATCCCGGTGACGCTGGAGCTGGGCGGCAAGAGCCCCAACATCTTCCTGCCCGACGTCACCGCCGCGGACGACGACTTCCTGGACAAGGCCGTCGAGGGTTTCGTGATGTTCGCCCTGAACCAGGGTGAGGTGTGCACCTGCCCGTCGCGGGCCCTGATCCACTCGTCCATCTACGACGAGTTCATGAGCCGCGCGCTGGAGCGGACCAGGGCCATCGTCGGCGGCGACCCGCTCGACCCGGCCACCATGATCGGTGCTCAGGCGAGCAACGACCAGTACGAGAAGATCCTCTCCTACATCGACATCGGCCGGCAGGAGGGTGCCGAGCTGCTGACCGGCGGCGGCCCGCGCACGGTCCCGGGCCTGGAGGGCGGCTACTACATCGAGCCGACGGTCTTCCGGGGCACCAACGACATGCGGATCTTCCAGGAGGAGATCTTCGGTCCGGTCGTGTCGGTGACGACGTTCGACTCCGAGGACGAGGCCCTGAAGATCGCCAACGACACCCTGTACGGCCTGGGGGCCGGGGTGTGGACCCGCGACGGGAACACCGCCTACCGGTTCGGCCGGGCGATCAAGGCGGGCCGGGTGTGGACCAACTGCTACCACGCCTACCCGGCCCACGCGGCGTTCGGCGGTTACAAGCAGTCGGGCATCGGCCGGGAGAACCACCGGATGATGCTGGACCACTACCAGCAGACCAAGAACCTCCTGGTCAGCTACTCGCCGAAGAAACTGGGCTTCTTCTGA
- a CDS encoding GAF domain-containing protein encodes MEGSQPLRLQRARLELEWARWVEGGSGRAHGPLREEIVDSWSRSIATVRPEQDSAPEAGEAHHRWRHSPLREPLGAVAEELRAIADDGGFIAAVTDETGTIMWTYGGRVMRRRAEAVNFAPGGRWDEQAMGTNALSLALRTGRPTQVFSAEHLVRALHGWVCYCAPLRAPGGRILGVLDLSSTWERSHPLAMPALRTLAGAIESHLAERMRSAAPVALPVPGSVRLGGSGASDGSDTPDVSGALGGSDTPGGSGAGGADRPGVNGSGLRLRTLGEAELTRDGLPVRLRPRQLEILTLLILEGQSGHTGRGMSPERLRDELYGERHVTPATLKAEVSHLRRALAGALSTRRYELTEPVGCDAAEVLAALHAGRVEEAVRRYGGPLLPWSDAPGIRTWREHIEVAVREAVLRWGGPGPVLRLGELHPYDLQIQERALTVLAPDDPRRAVALARYRTALNG; translated from the coding sequence ATGGAAGGAAGCCAGCCGCTGCGCCTGCAACGTGCCCGCCTGGAGCTGGAGTGGGCACGCTGGGTCGAAGGCGGGTCCGGACGTGCGCACGGCCCGCTCCGGGAGGAGATCGTCGACTCCTGGAGCCGGTCGATCGCGACGGTCCGGCCCGAGCAGGACAGCGCACCCGAGGCCGGTGAGGCCCACCACCGCTGGCGGCACTCGCCGCTGCGCGAGCCGCTGGGAGCGGTCGCCGAGGAGCTGCGCGCCATCGCCGACGACGGCGGCTTCATCGCGGCGGTCACCGACGAGACCGGCACCATCATGTGGACCTACGGCGGCCGGGTCATGCGGCGGCGGGCCGAGGCGGTGAACTTCGCCCCCGGGGGCCGCTGGGACGAGCAGGCGATGGGCACCAACGCGCTCTCCCTCGCGCTGCGCACCGGCCGCCCCACCCAGGTGTTCTCCGCCGAGCACCTGGTGCGGGCACTGCACGGCTGGGTCTGCTACTGCGCTCCGCTCCGCGCTCCCGGTGGCCGGATCCTCGGCGTCCTCGACCTGTCGAGCACCTGGGAACGCTCGCACCCGCTGGCCATGCCCGCGCTGCGCACCCTGGCCGGGGCCATCGAGAGTCACCTGGCCGAACGGATGCGCTCCGCGGCACCGGTCGCCCTTCCGGTGCCCGGCTCCGTCCGGCTCGGCGGTTCCGGCGCTTCCGACGGTTCCGATACCCCCGACGTCTCCGGTGCCCTCGGCGGCTCCGATACCCCCGGCGGCTCCGGTGCGGGCGGCGCCGACCGTCCCGGCGTCAACGGCTCCGGCCTGCGGCTACGCACCCTCGGCGAGGCGGAGCTGACGCGCGACGGCCTTCCGGTGCGGCTGCGTCCGCGCCAGCTGGAGATCCTCACGTTGCTCATCCTCGAAGGACAGTCCGGGCACACGGGACGCGGCATGTCCCCCGAGCGGCTCCGGGACGAACTGTACGGGGAGCGGCACGTCACCCCGGCCACGCTCAAGGCCGAGGTCTCCCACCTGCGGCGGGCCCTGGCGGGTGCGCTGTCCACCCGGCGTTACGAGCTGACCGAACCGGTCGGCTGCGACGCCGCCGAGGTGCTCGCCGCCCTGCACGCGGGACGTGTCGAGGAGGCGGTCCGGCGCTACGGCGGGCCGCTGCTGCCGTGGTCGGACGCCCCCGGCATCCGCACCTGGCGCGAGCACATCGAGGTCGCCGTGCGCGAGGCCGTGCTCCGCTGGGGCGGCCCCGGGCCGGTGCTCCGCCTCGGTGAGCTGCACCCGTACGACCTGCAGATCCAGGAGCGGGCCCTGACGGTCCTGGCGCCCGACGACCCCCGCCGTGCCGTGGCGCTGGCCAGGTACCGCACAGCGCTCAACGGCTGA
- a CDS encoding carotenoid oxygenase family protein: MTPFYLRGFLAPVPDETDAFDLPVTGALPPELTGRYLRNGPNPLPGRDPGHWFAGPGMVHGVRLRDGRAEWYRNRWVRTSAFTNGAPFVRDDLSVDLAAVPANTHVVPHGNRILALVESGLPYELTPELETVGPCDFGGLLTTAMTAHPKRDPVTGELLFFGYGFRPPYLTYHRLSADGRLVESREIRVPGPTMMHDFAITTGHVVWMDLPVVFDMGLAATGGMPYRWDDRYGARLGVMPRAGATAGTEPAEPTAGTNPTTGTGPTTGTGPTDATDATDATDATDVIWFDIDPCYVFHTANAHEDLSGRVVLDAVRYAPAAFAAVWEEIGGDADPAAAAAAKGAARLHRYVLTPGAGVREESLDDLDVEFPTLNDCRTGDRNRYLYAVSAEAIVKYDVRTGASAVHRVRPDRMPGEAVFVPGREAHGEDEGWLLSIVTGGPGIASELLVLDASDLSPVASVRLPRRVPAGFHGSWISDA, from the coding sequence GTGACTCCTTTCTACCTGCGGGGGTTCCTGGCGCCGGTGCCCGACGAGACGGACGCCTTCGACCTGCCGGTGACCGGTGCCCTGCCACCGGAGCTCACCGGCCGTTACCTCCGCAACGGCCCCAACCCGCTCCCCGGGCGGGATCCCGGCCACTGGTTCGCCGGTCCCGGGATGGTGCACGGTGTGCGGCTGCGCGACGGCCGCGCCGAGTGGTACCGCAACCGGTGGGTGCGGACCAGCGCGTTCACCAACGGGGCACCGTTCGTCCGCGACGACCTCTCCGTGGACCTGGCCGCGGTGCCCGCGAACACCCACGTCGTCCCGCACGGGAATCGGATCCTCGCGCTGGTCGAGAGCGGCCTGCCCTACGAGCTCACCCCCGAACTCGAGACGGTCGGCCCGTGCGACTTCGGCGGGCTGCTCACCACCGCCATGACGGCGCACCCCAAACGCGACCCGGTGACCGGCGAACTGCTGTTCTTCGGCTACGGTTTCCGGCCGCCGTACCTCACCTACCATCGCCTGTCGGCGGACGGGAGGCTGGTGGAGAGCCGGGAGATCCGGGTGCCGGGGCCGACGATGATGCACGACTTCGCCATCACCACCGGCCACGTCGTCTGGATGGACCTGCCCGTCGTGTTCGACATGGGGCTCGCCGCCACGGGCGGGATGCCGTATCGCTGGGACGACCGGTACGGCGCGCGCCTGGGGGTCATGCCACGGGCCGGAGCCACCGCGGGCACCGAACCCGCCGAACCCACCGCGGGCACCAATCCCACCACGGGCACCGGACCCACCACGGGCACCGGACCCACCGACGCCACCGACGCCACCGACGCCACCGACGCCACCGACGTGATCTGGTTCGACATCGACCCGTGTTACGTCTTCCACACCGCCAACGCCCACGAGGACCTCTCCGGCCGCGTCGTACTCGATGCCGTCCGCTACGCCCCTGCGGCGTTCGCCGCCGTGTGGGAGGAGATCGGCGGCGACGCCGACCCTGCCGCCGCAGCGGCCGCGAAAGGCGCGGCCCGGCTGCACCGGTACGTCCTGACACCCGGTGCCGGGGTGCGTGAGGAATCGCTCGACGACCTCGACGTGGAGTTCCCCACGCTGAACGACTGCCGCACCGGCGACCGGAACCGCTACCTGTACGCGGTCTCCGCCGAGGCGATCGTCAAGTACGACGTGCGGACCGGGGCGAGTGCCGTCCACCGGGTGAGGCCGGATCGCATGCCGGGCGAGGCCGTGTTCGTCCCCGGCCGCGAGGCGCACGGGGAGGATGAGGGCTGGCTGCTGTCCATCGTCACCGGCGGCCCGGGTATCGCCTCCGAGTTGCTGGTCCTGGACGCCTCCGACCTGTCGCCCGTGGCGTCGGTGCGGCTGCCGCGGCGTGTGCCCGCCGGTTTCCACGGGTCCTGGATCTCGGACGCCTGA
- a CDS encoding STAS domain-containing protein, producing the protein MSIVLARPPRRGPSFGVSVKADGTGKKVVTACGEVDIATAHLLDAHLGRASRDCGEVVVDMTGISFMDASGLTALIHADNRARARGVRLRLARVPDRIARLFRITRLDERFDIACEG; encoded by the coding sequence ATGAGCATCGTCCTCGCCCGTCCGCCGCGACGGGGCCCCTCCTTCGGCGTGTCCGTCAAGGCCGACGGCACCGGGAAGAAGGTGGTGACGGCCTGCGGGGAGGTCGACATCGCCACCGCTCATCTGCTCGACGCCCACCTCGGCCGGGCCAGCCGGGACTGCGGCGAGGTCGTGGTCGACATGACCGGGATCTCCTTCATGGACGCCTCGGGGCTGACCGCCCTCATCCACGCCGACAACCGGGCCCGCGCGCGCGGCGTCCGCCTCCGGCTGGCCCGCGTCCCGGACCGGATCGCCCGGTTGTTCCGTATCACCAGGCTCGACGAGCGGTTCGACATCGCCTGCGAGGGGTGA
- a CDS encoding CapA family protein: MRAGPVTLFLCGDVMLGRGVDQILPCPGDPALREAYISDARSYVELAEAVNGRIPRPVGFSWPWGDALWVLDEATLDVRVVNLETSVTRSDEFAPGKGVHYRMNPGNLPCLAEVRPDVCALANNHVLDFGRPGLGETLDVLAGAGLRTAGAGRDADEARRPAIVPDGHGGRVLVFSFGLPSSGIPTDWAATRHRAGVDVVPEPSTAAAAAIADRVRREKRPGDVAVASVHWGSNWGYRIPLEQVRFAHRLVDGGVDVVHGHSSHHPRPIEVYHGRLILYGCGDLVDDYEGITGNERYRDDLRLLYLVSLEPGSGELAGLRMVPLQAHRMRLRHASQEDSHWLRGLLDRIGGGFGARVGLEPDGVLTLRRD; the protein is encoded by the coding sequence ATGCGCGCCGGTCCGGTGACGTTGTTCCTGTGCGGCGACGTCATGCTCGGCCGCGGCGTCGACCAGATCCTCCCCTGCCCCGGCGACCCGGCGTTGCGGGAGGCGTACATCTCGGACGCCCGGTCGTACGTCGAGCTGGCGGAGGCGGTGAACGGCCGGATCCCGCGTCCGGTCGGCTTCTCCTGGCCCTGGGGGGACGCCCTGTGGGTGCTCGACGAGGCCACGCTCGACGTCCGGGTGGTGAATCTGGAGACGAGCGTCACGCGGAGCGACGAGTTCGCCCCCGGAAAGGGCGTGCACTACCGGATGAACCCCGGAAACCTCCCCTGCCTGGCCGAGGTGCGGCCCGACGTCTGCGCGCTGGCGAACAACCACGTGCTGGACTTCGGCCGCCCGGGGCTCGGGGAGACGCTCGACGTCCTGGCCGGTGCGGGACTGCGAACGGCCGGGGCGGGCCGGGACGCGGACGAGGCGCGGCGGCCCGCGATCGTCCCGGACGGGCACGGGGGCCGGGTGCTGGTCTTCTCGTTCGGGCTGCCGTCCAGCGGCATCCCGACGGACTGGGCGGCGACCCGGCACCGGGCCGGTGTCGACGTCGTCCCTGAACCGTCCACCGCCGCGGCGGCCGCGATCGCGGACCGGGTGCGGCGGGAGAAGCGGCCGGGTGACGTCGCGGTCGCCTCCGTCCACTGGGGTTCCAACTGGGGCTATCGGATCCCCCTGGAACAGGTCCGTTTCGCGCACCGGCTGGTCGACGGCGGCGTCGACGTCGTGCACGGGCACTCCTCGCACCATCCCCGCCCGATCGAGGTGTACCACGGCAGGCTCATCCTGTACGGCTGCGGTGACCTGGTCGACGACTACGAGGGCATCACGGGTAACGAGCGGTACCGGGACGATCTGCGGTTGTTGTACCTCGTGTCGCTGGAGCCGGGTTCGGGGGAGCTGGCCGGGCTGAGGATGGTGCCCCTGCAGGCGCACCGGATGCGGCTTCGCCACGCCTCGCAGGAGGACTCCCACTGGCTGCGGGGACTCCTCGACCGGATCGGCGGCGGCTTCGGGGCACGGGTCGGCCTCGAACCGGACGGGGTGCTCACGTTGCGCCGGGACTGA
- a CDS encoding SAM-dependent methyltransferase: MRKDSPVAGRQDEHKYGIDTTRPSIARAYDVVLNGKDNFEVDRAFVAEIVKVVPEIYDVATYNRRILGRGVRFLSGQGITQFIDLGSGLPTVENTHQVAQRANPESRVVYVDNDPMVLAHGRALLAENDRTAVVTSDLRDPAAILADPEVTRLIDFDRPVGVLLVGILHHLHDDEDPRGIVEAYMAAVPPGSHLFITHFCASSQDSRDAEQKFLALLGTGRFRTEKEITAFFDGFELLEPGVVPLPLWRPDEPVSAELTVGQRLMYGGMARKR; the protein is encoded by the coding sequence ATGAGGAAGGACTCCCCCGTGGCCGGCAGGCAGGACGAGCACAAGTACGGCATCGACACGACCAGGCCCAGCATCGCCAGGGCCTACGACGTGGTCCTCAACGGCAAGGACAACTTCGAGGTCGACCGGGCCTTCGTCGCCGAGATCGTGAAGGTCGTCCCCGAGATCTACGACGTGGCGACCTACAACCGGCGGATCCTCGGCAGAGGGGTGCGGTTCCTGTCGGGCCAGGGCATCACCCAGTTCATCGACCTCGGCTCGGGCCTGCCGACCGTGGAGAACACCCACCAGGTCGCGCAGCGCGCGAACCCGGAGTCACGGGTCGTCTACGTCGACAACGACCCGATGGTGCTGGCCCACGGCCGGGCACTGCTGGCGGAGAACGACCGCACGGCGGTCGTCACCTCCGACCTGCGTGACCCGGCGGCGATCCTCGCCGACCCGGAGGTCACCAGGCTCATCGACTTCGACCGGCCGGTGGGCGTGCTGCTGGTCGGCATCCTGCACCACCTGCACGACGACGAGGACCCGCGGGGAATCGTCGAGGCGTACATGGCGGCGGTCCCGCCGGGCAGTCACCTGTTCATCACCCACTTCTGCGCCTCCAGCCAGGACTCGCGTGACGCCGAGCAGAAGTTCCTCGCGCTGCTCGGCACCGGCCGGTTCCGCACGGAGAAGGAGATCACTGCCTTCTTCGACGGGTTCGAGCTCCTCGAACCGGGCGTCGTCCCGCTGCCCCTGTGGCGGCCCGACGAGCCCGTCTCCGCGGAACTGACCGTGGGCCAGCGACTGATGTACGGCGGGATGGCCCGCAAGCGGTAG
- a CDS encoding protein kinase domain-containing protein, which yields MAARRARLRGTDRGPATDVRRDGPQAVAVFGIGRVLAEIFVTTKAFTGTPAYPAPEQLSGDEAGSALDVFAWVSTVAFAATGRPPFGDGSPLATTFDRFLNEEPDLDGIEAPLRSLLVECLTKDPARRPSARRILEHLIREGKPVPGLRARVERPGPQDRPTALRAVSDAPGPGRSGEPGTLGRLLRRVAAVRALVSRSGPVRR from the coding sequence GTGGCGGCCCGACGAGCCCGTCTCCGCGGAACTGACCGTGGGCCAGCGACTGATGTACGGCGGGATGGCCCGCAAGCGGTAGCCGTTTTCGGCATCGGCCGTGTCCTTGCCGAGATCTTCGTGACGACCAAGGCGTTCACCGGCACGCCCGCCTACCCGGCGCCCGAGCAGCTCTCCGGTGATGAAGCCGGCTCCGCTCTGGACGTGTTCGCCTGGGTCTCCACCGTCGCCTTCGCGGCCACGGGCCGGCCGCCGTTCGGCGACGGCTCCCCCCTCGCGACCACCTTCGACAGGTTCCTCAACGAGGAGCCTGACCTCGACGGGATCGAGGCGCCGTTGCGGAGCCTCCTCGTCGAGTGCCTCACCAAGGACCCAGCTCGGCGGCCGTCGGCACGGCGGATCCTCGAACACCTGATCCGCGAGGGAAAACCCGTTCCAGGACTGCGGGCCCGGGTGGAGAGACCGGGCCCGCAGGACAGGCCGACCGCTCTCAGGGCGGTGAGCGACGCTCCGGGGCCGGGCAGGTCGGGAGAACCCGGAACCCTCGGCCGTCTCCTCCGCCGGGTCGCGGCCGTCCGAGCCCTCGTCAGCCGCTCCGGCCCGGTACGGAGGTGA
- a CDS encoding DUF5682 family protein, whose product MSPASPAPFGALRQQLLDAASAFAGAPDALAGILSGMVDDVDRALREELEIFPVCHHSPASALAMARRLREKQPKVIYLELCEDLRPLLEELRNCRLPVALQAFASDLDGFPAGWGPLSVVAPVTEASAEYQAIAYALDTPDVELVLVDRSADHVFQWLPREPAEPAAADGGDGNDTAGNDTAGNEEEAALHGDAVGVEIGDLRPRFAELEEHLLHHGRVRHWSEWWDQYVEQPLAGADYDTYRQVMVLIGSLFRRLRPSGDDRHARDEDRERYMWTRMREHLAASGADPAQCLYVCGAFHAASRVEQFGLAAEAPAYDISPRTATRWQYGLIPSSHSAVEAQFGLASGSVSVAAATWTKAVARSGVAPFRLEGQRGARARRPRTVAPVEPGPVTDRLSGFLSAPPALDGLDEAELLGWCVDIVRLARRNGYLASTADAIAVFETSILLAGLRNRARPTPYDFADAAVTCIEKDVVPGRRDVRRLCEILLGGDRVGQVGYHALPPLARDVYDRLSPLGVDPEKRTVQRALLDLGTNPELVPCSNVLWILRRLLPEGAVRPIMGTRRLGERSIQESWDLAIGRHQRSIIELGYEGVTVEQVLEQRLRRTVWAPEATAADALAAVEDAIVYLGGRRFADELGARAVELLAAERTVDDAPEVLRRIRRLLAHYRATEPVLPAWCEAFVAGGYAHYCTLLPTSFVDDDTGVRQVAAVLGFLLTMEGLALTLGCDRAQLELAVRQSHPEAPAKVALLWAAQSQLGLLSTAELRERCDGLLANPLVVPAFPQYLSGFVQALEPVPALTPFVVEVMSNAFARLPDAVLLPWLPILITTLRDQARELVPVLVREAGRTFPAGLHALDAWVPPWSARSARTALETAGSAATASAVATTAGAAGPVTDLLAGHPAACDAVAALLGCDAGWQPVTQAAGPSGHREAGHREAGELLARYPATAGAVAGLLTSVPGRSG is encoded by the coding sequence ATGAGCCCGGCGAGCCCAGCTCCCTTCGGCGCACTGCGGCAGCAACTGCTCGACGCCGCCTCCGCCTTCGCCGGCGCCCCGGACGCCCTGGCCGGCATCCTGTCGGGCATGGTCGACGACGTCGACCGAGCGCTGCGCGAGGAGCTTGAGATCTTCCCGGTGTGCCACCACTCACCGGCCTCCGCGCTGGCCATGGCGCGGCGCCTGCGCGAGAAACAGCCCAAGGTGATCTACCTGGAGCTGTGTGAGGACCTGCGTCCGCTCCTGGAGGAGCTGCGCAACTGCCGCCTCCCGGTGGCGTTGCAGGCGTTCGCCTCCGACCTCGACGGTTTCCCGGCCGGCTGGGGGCCGCTCAGCGTCGTGGCGCCCGTCACCGAGGCGTCGGCCGAGTACCAGGCGATCGCCTACGCCCTCGACACGCCGGACGTCGAACTGGTGCTGGTGGACCGCTCGGCGGACCACGTCTTCCAGTGGCTGCCCCGCGAGCCGGCCGAGCCCGCGGCGGCCGACGGCGGCGACGGGAACGACACCGCCGGAAACGACACCGCCGGAAACGAGGAGGAGGCGGCCCTGCACGGTGACGCCGTGGGCGTCGAGATCGGCGACCTGCGGCCCCGGTTCGCGGAACTGGAGGAACACCTGCTCCACCACGGCAGGGTCCGGCACTGGTCGGAATGGTGGGACCAGTACGTGGAGCAACCCCTGGCCGGCGCGGACTACGACACCTACCGGCAGGTCATGGTGCTGATCGGCAGCCTGTTCCGGCGCCTGCGTCCCTCCGGTGACGACCGGCACGCCCGCGACGAAGACCGCGAGCGTTACATGTGGACCCGCATGCGCGAGCACCTCGCCGCCTCGGGCGCCGACCCGGCGCAGTGCCTGTACGTCTGCGGCGCGTTCCACGCGGCCAGCCGGGTCGAGCAGTTCGGCCTGGCCGCGGAGGCTCCGGCGTACGACATCAGCCCCCGGACGGCCACCCGCTGGCAGTACGGGCTCATCCCGTCCAGCCACTCCGCCGTCGAGGCCCAGTTCGGGCTCGCCTCCGGCTCGGTGTCGGTCGCCGCGGCCACCTGGACCAAGGCGGTGGCGCGCAGCGGCGTCGCCCCCTTCCGGCTCGAAGGCCAGCGGGGTGCCCGCGCGCGCCGGCCGCGCACGGTGGCGCCGGTGGAGCCGGGACCGGTCACCGACCGGCTGTCCGGTTTCCTGTCGGCCCCGCCCGCGCTCGACGGCCTCGACGAGGCCGAGCTGCTCGGGTGGTGCGTCGACATCGTGCGGCTGGCGCGCCGCAACGGATACCTGGCGAGCACGGCCGACGCCATCGCCGTGTTCGAGACGTCCATCCTGCTCGCGGGGCTGCGCAACCGGGCCCGTCCCACGCCCTACGACTTCGCCGACGCGGCGGTCACGTGCATCGAGAAGGACGTGGTGCCGGGCCGCCGCGACGTGCGGCGGCTGTGTGAGATCCTCCTGGGCGGCGACCGCGTCGGCCAGGTCGGCTACCACGCCCTCCCGCCGCTGGCCCGCGACGTGTACGACCGGCTGAGCCCGCTGGGGGTCGATCCGGAGAAGCGCACGGTGCAGCGGGCACTGCTCGACCTCGGCACGAACCCCGAGCTGGTGCCCTGCTCGAACGTGCTGTGGATCCTGCGCCGCCTGCTGCCCGAGGGGGCGGTCCGCCCCATCATGGGCACGCGCCGGCTCGGCGAACGGTCCATCCAGGAGAGCTGGGATCTGGCGATCGGCCGCCACCAGCGGTCGATCATCGAGCTGGGGTACGAGGGCGTCACCGTCGAGCAGGTGCTGGAGCAACGGCTGCGCCGCACCGTGTGGGCGCCCGAGGCGACCGCCGCCGACGCCCTCGCGGCCGTGGAGGACGCCATCGTCTACCTGGGCGGCCGGCGCTTCGCCGACGAGCTCGGGGCACGGGCCGTGGAGTTGCTGGCCGCCGAGCGCACCGTGGACGACGCCCCCGAGGTGCTGCGCCGGATCCGCCGGCTGCTGGCCCACTACCGTGCCACGGAACCGGTGCTCCCGGCGTGGTGCGAGGCGTTCGTCGCCGGCGGGTACGCGCACTACTGCACGCTGCTGCCGACCTCCTTCGTGGACGACGACACCGGCGTCCGCCAGGTGGCCGCCGTGCTCGGCTTCCTGCTCACCATGGAGGGTCTCGCGCTGACACTGGGCTGCGACCGCGCGCAGCTCGAACTCGCGGTGCGGCAGTCCCATCCCGAGGCGCCCGCCAAGGTGGCGTTGCTGTGGGCCGCCCAGTCGCAGCTCGGCCTGCTGTCGACGGCGGAGCTGCGGGAACGGTGTGACGGGCTGCTGGCCAACCCGCTGGTCGTCCCGGCGTTCCCGCAGTATCTGAGCGGGTTCGTCCAGGCGCTGGAACCCGTCCCCGCGCTGACCCCCTTCGTGGTCGAGGTGATGTCCAACGCCTTCGCCCGGTTGCCCGACGCCGTCCTGCTCCCGTGGCTGCCCATACTGATCACCACGCTGCGCGACCAGGCCCGTGAGCTGGTGCCCGTGCTCGTCCGTGAGGCGGGCCGCACCTTCCCGGCCGGCCTGCACGCCCTCGACGCGTGGGTGCCGCCCTGGTCGGCGCGGTCGGCGCGGACGGCTCTGGAGACGGCGGGGTCAGCGGCGACGGCGTCCGCGGTGGCCACGACGGCGGGAGCGGCCGGACCGGTGACCGACCTGCTGGCCGGTCACCCCGCGGCGTGCGACGCCGTGGCCGCGCTGCTCGGATGCGACGCCGGGTGGCAACCGGTCACGCAGGCCGCCGGGCCTTCCGGTCACCGTGAAGCCGGCCACCGGGAGGCCGGTGAGCTGCTGGCGCGGTATCCCGCCACCGCCGGTGCCGTCGCCGGGCTGCTCACCTCCGTACCGGGCCGGAGCGGCTGA